The Streptomyces luteogriseus genome includes a window with the following:
- a CDS encoding ammonium transporter → MTLAAASADTGDTAWLLAATALVLLMTPGLALFYGGMVRTKSVLNMLMMSFVSIALVTVVWLAAGYSLAFGEDAAGGLIGGLDHVGMSGLGPDSVQGTVPTVLFATFQLTFAIVTAALVSGAVADRAKFAAWLVFVPVWALLVYVPVAHWVWGPGGWILERLGALDFAGGLPVEIVSGASGLALCLVLGPRMGFKKDAMRPHNLPMVMLGAGLLWFGWFGFNAGSALGANGLAAAAFLNTLAAGCTGLLGWLFVEQKRDGHPTTLGAASGAVAGLVAITPSCGSVSLLGALVVGLAAGVVCSYAVSWKFKLNYDDSLDVVGVHLVGGVIGTLLIGVFAVESMTGGAEGLLYGGGLAQLGKQLLAVVVVAAYAFGVTYGIGRLIDATMGLRATEEQEQTGLDLTVHAETAYDHGVLGHGAPVSSSVVSPAQKVTPQA, encoded by the coding sequence GTGACCCTCGCCGCCGCAAGCGCCGACACCGGTGACACCGCCTGGCTGCTCGCCGCCACCGCCCTCGTCCTGCTGATGACCCCGGGCCTGGCCCTCTTCTACGGCGGCATGGTCCGCACGAAGAGCGTGCTCAACATGCTGATGATGAGCTTCGTGTCGATCGCGCTGGTGACGGTGGTGTGGCTGGCGGCCGGCTACTCCCTGGCCTTCGGCGAGGACGCGGCGGGCGGACTCATCGGCGGGCTGGACCACGTCGGCATGAGCGGGCTCGGCCCGGACAGCGTCCAGGGCACGGTGCCCACGGTCCTGTTCGCCACCTTCCAGCTCACCTTCGCGATCGTCACGGCCGCGCTGGTCAGCGGCGCGGTCGCCGACCGGGCGAAGTTCGCCGCGTGGCTGGTCTTCGTGCCGGTGTGGGCGCTGCTCGTATACGTTCCGGTCGCGCACTGGGTGTGGGGCCCGGGTGGCTGGATCCTGGAGAGGCTCGGCGCCCTGGACTTCGCGGGCGGGCTGCCCGTGGAGATCGTGTCCGGCGCCTCGGGGCTGGCGTTGTGCCTGGTCCTGGGCCCGCGCATGGGCTTCAAGAAGGACGCCATGCGCCCGCACAACCTGCCCATGGTGATGCTGGGCGCCGGTCTGCTCTGGTTCGGCTGGTTCGGCTTCAACGCCGGCTCGGCGCTCGGCGCCAACGGTCTCGCGGCCGCCGCGTTCCTCAACACCCTGGCCGCGGGCTGCACGGGCCTGCTCGGCTGGCTCTTCGTGGAGCAGAAGCGCGACGGCCATCCGACGACCCTGGGCGCCGCGTCCGGCGCGGTCGCCGGTCTGGTGGCCATCACCCCGTCCTGCGGGTCCGTCTCCCTGCTCGGCGCGCTGGTCGTGGGCCTCGCCGCCGGTGTCGTCTGCTCGTACGCCGTGAGCTGGAAGTTCAAGCTGAACTACGACGACTCCCTGGACGTCGTCGGCGTCCACCTGGTCGGCGGTGTCATCGGCACGCTCCTCATCGGCGTCTTCGCCGTCGAGTCGATGACGGGCGGCGCCGAGGGCCTCCTCTACGGCGGCGGCCTCGCCCAGCTCGGCAAGCAACTGCTGGCCGTGGTCGTGGTGGCGGCGTACGCGTTCGGCGTGACCTACGGAATCGGCAGGCTGATCGACGCCACGATGGGCCTGCGCGCCACCGAGGAGCAGGAGCAGACCGGCCTGGACCTTACGGTGCACGCCGAGACGGCCTACGATCACGGGGTCCTGGGCCACGGTGCCCCGGTCTCCTCCTCCGTCGTCTCCCCCGCCCAGAAGGTCACCCCCCAGGCATGA
- the era gene encoding GTPase Era, producing MGGMSVRTQSSEEPADAVHRAGFACFVGRPNAGKSTLTNALVGQKVAITANQPQTTRHTVRGIVHRPDAQLILVDTPGLHKPRTLLGERLNDVVRTTWAEVDVIGFCLPANEKLGPGDRFIAKELASIKKTPKIAIVTKTDLVDSKTLAEQLIAIDQLGKELGFEWAEIVPVSAVGDDQVGLLADLLVPLLPEGPALYPEGDLTDEPEQVMIAELIREAALEGVRDELPHSIAVVVEEMLPREDRPADKPLLDIHAFVYIERPSQKGIIIGPKGKRLKEVGIKSRKQIEALLGTPVFLDLHVKVAKDWQRDPRQLRKLGF from the coding sequence ATGGGCGGCATGAGCGTTCGTACCCAGTCATCCGAAGAGCCGGCCGACGCCGTCCACAGGGCCGGTTTCGCCTGCTTCGTGGGCCGTCCCAACGCGGGCAAGTCCACCCTCACGAATGCTCTGGTCGGCCAGAAGGTGGCGATCACGGCGAACCAGCCGCAGACGACGCGGCACACCGTGCGGGGCATCGTGCACCGCCCGGACGCCCAGCTGATCCTGGTCGACACCCCGGGGCTGCACAAGCCGCGCACGCTGCTGGGCGAGCGGCTGAACGACGTCGTGCGCACGACGTGGGCCGAGGTCGACGTGATCGGCTTCTGTCTGCCGGCGAACGAGAAGCTCGGCCCCGGCGACCGGTTCATCGCGAAGGAACTGGCGTCCATCAAGAAGACGCCGAAGATCGCGATCGTCACCAAGACCGACCTCGTGGACAGCAAGACGCTCGCCGAGCAGCTGATCGCCATCGATCAGCTCGGCAAGGAGCTGGGCTTCGAGTGGGCGGAGATCGTCCCGGTCTCGGCGGTCGGCGACGATCAGGTGGGTCTGCTGGCCGACCTGCTCGTGCCCCTGCTGCCCGAGGGCCCGGCGCTCTACCCCGAGGGCGACCTGACCGACGAGCCCGAGCAGGTCATGATCGCGGAGCTGATCCGCGAGGCGGCGCTGGAGGGCGTGCGCGACGAGCTGCCGCACTCCATCGCCGTCGTCGTCGAGGAGATGCTTCCCCGCGAGGACCGCCCCGCCGACAAGCCCCTCCTCGACATCCACGCCTTCGTCTACATCGAGCGCCCCAGCCAGAAGGGCATCATCATCGGCCCCAAGGGCAAGCGCCTGAAGGAGGTCGGCATCAAGTCCCGCAAGCAGATCGAGGCGCTGCTGGGCACGCCCGTCTTCCTGGACCTGCACGTGAAGGTGGCGAAGGACTGGCAGCGGGATCCGAGGCAGTTGCGCAAGCTGGGGTTCTGA
- a CDS encoding ATP-binding protein, translating to MSPHTTSTPRFLDAVRPDRTDWLELPPQRTSVRVARRATGARLASWQVPEEVCASAVLLVSELVTNAVLHTLSERILCGVQLMTDARFRLEVHDGDLTGRGIPDRCPGPDDEGGRGLLLVREIADSWGITRSTLTGGNAVWASLGTAL from the coding sequence GTGTCCCCCCACACGACATCCACCCCCCGGTTCCTGGACGCGGTGCGCCCGGACCGCACCGACTGGCTGGAGCTGCCCCCACAGCGGACCAGCGTCAGAGTCGCCCGCCGCGCCACGGGCGCGCGCCTGGCCTCGTGGCAGGTGCCCGAGGAGGTGTGCGCGAGCGCCGTGCTGCTCGTGTCCGAGCTGGTCACCAACGCCGTGCTGCACACACTCAGCGAACGGATCCTGTGCGGCGTCCAGCTGATGACGGACGCGCGCTTCCGGCTGGAGGTCCACGACGGCGACCTCACGGGCCGCGGCATCCCCGACCGCTGCCCCGGCCCCGACGACGAGGGTGGCCGCGGCCTGTTGCTCGTCCGGGAGATAGCCGACAGCTGGGGCATCACCCGCTCGACCCTCACGGGCGGAAACGCGGTGTGGGCGAGCCTGGGGACGGCTTTATAA
- a CDS encoding GH1 family beta-glucosidase yields the protein MIQRMATDTGSPIPRFPSGFLWGVSTSAHQIEGAADEREPSVWDAFTAEPGRVKDGSTAAVACDHVHRHREDVALLAGLGVNAYRFSVSWPRVRSEKGLDFYDRLVDDLCAAGVRPVPTLFHWDLPADLDWLERDTAERFAEYVALVADRLGDRVTKWITLNEPAEHTLLGHALGTHAPGRRLLFDALPAAHHQLLAHGLAVRALRASGASDIGIANSHGPTWAASAEAADTEAADFYDLLLNRLFADPLLLGRYPDGIGELMPGDVEADLKVIAEPLDWYGINYYAPTRVGAPQGAEIEFGGITMPAELPFSVREIEGQPVTDFGWPVVPEGLTELLTSFRDRYGDRLPPVVITENGCSYPGVDDQDRIAYLDGHVRALHRAVEAGVDVRGYFVWSLLDNFEWAEGYARRFGLVHVDFDTLERTPKASYHWYRELLRAQGPTA from the coding sequence ATGATCCAGCGCATGGCCACTGACACAGGCAGTCCGATCCCCCGCTTCCCGTCCGGCTTCCTCTGGGGCGTCTCCACCTCGGCGCACCAGATCGAGGGCGCCGCGGACGAGCGCGAGCCCTCCGTGTGGGACGCCTTCACGGCCGAGCCGGGACGGGTGAAGGACGGCTCGACGGCGGCGGTGGCCTGCGACCACGTCCACCGCCACCGCGAGGACGTGGCACTCCTGGCCGGCCTGGGCGTGAACGCCTACCGCTTCTCCGTCTCCTGGCCGCGGGTGCGCTCCGAGAAGGGTCTGGACTTCTACGACCGGCTGGTCGACGACCTGTGCGCGGCCGGCGTCCGCCCGGTGCCGACGCTGTTCCACTGGGACCTGCCCGCCGACCTGGACTGGCTGGAGCGGGACACGGCCGAGCGCTTCGCCGAGTACGTGGCGCTGGTCGCGGACCGTCTCGGCGACCGCGTGACCAAGTGGATCACCCTGAACGAACCCGCCGAGCACACCCTGCTGGGCCACGCCCTGGGCACGCACGCGCCGGGCAGACGACTGCTCTTCGACGCCCTGCCCGCCGCCCACCACCAGCTGCTCGCCCACGGCCTGGCCGTACGGGCCCTGCGCGCCTCGGGCGCGTCGGACATCGGCATCGCCAACTCGCACGGCCCGACCTGGGCGGCGTCGGCCGAGGCGGCGGACACGGAGGCGGCGGACTTCTACGACCTGCTGCTGAACCGCCTGTTCGCGGACCCGCTGCTGCTGGGCCGCTACCCCGACGGCATCGGCGAACTCATGCCGGGGGACGTCGAGGCGGACCTGAAGGTGATCGCCGAGCCGCTCGACTGGTACGGGATCAACTACTACGCCCCGACCCGGGTGGGAGCCCCGCAGGGCGCGGAGATCGAGTTCGGCGGGATCACCATGCCCGCCGAACTGCCCTTCTCCGTCCGGGAGATCGAGGGCCAGCCGGTCACGGACTTCGGCTGGCCCGTCGTCCCCGAAGGGCTCACCGAGCTCCTCACCTCCTTCCGCGACCGCTACGGCGACCGGCTCCCGCCCGTCGTCATCACCGAGAACGGCTGCTCCTACCCGGGCGTCGACGACCAGGACCGCATCGCCTACCTGGACGGCCACGTCCGGGCCCTGCACCGGGCGGTGGAGGCGGGCGTCGACGTGCGCGGCTACTTCGTCTGGTCCCTGCTCGACAACTTCGAGTGGGCGGAGGGCTACGCACGCCGCTTCGGCCTGGTCCACGTCGACTTCGACACCCTGGAGCGCACCCCCAAGGCGTCCTACCACTGGTACCGGGAGCTGCTGAGGGCACAGGGGCCTACGGCTTGA
- a CDS encoding protealysin inhibitor emfourin: MRIQVRRTGGFAGIERHAEVDTSDRPDASAWHALAEQAVAAGRSTPPVGVPDGFTYQLTVDGKTVYCADPRLTDEQRKLISRVLKEGA, encoded by the coding sequence ATGCGTATTCAGGTGCGGCGCACGGGCGGGTTCGCGGGCATCGAGCGGCATGCCGAGGTGGACACCTCGGACCGGCCCGATGCCTCCGCGTGGCACGCCCTCGCGGAGCAGGCCGTGGCCGCCGGCCGGAGCACACCGCCGGTCGGGGTCCCGGACGGGTTCACCTACCAGCTCACCGTGGACGGGAAGACCGTGTACTGCGCGGATCCCCGACTGACGGACGAGCAGCGGAAGCTGATCTCGCGGGTGCTGAAGGAAGGGGCCTGA
- a CDS encoding M4 family metallopeptidase, which produces MTTHGGFEPVFCTIVPPHVLDKLAQAEDPSLAGPARRTLQRDAYERTQRRLTTVIGATAVAAAADGKPQRTVHDARHGTDLPGHKVRGEGDKPGKDATVNRAYAGLGATFELFLQAYRRDSIDGNGLPLNATVHYDRDYNNAFWNGEQMVFGDGDGEIFLDFTIPIDVIGHELAHGVTQYTANLTYFGQPGALNESLSDVFGALIKQYTLGQTAAEADWLIGAGLLAPRVTGTALRSMKKPGTAYDDDVLGKDPQPATMDDFVRTGRDNGGVHINSGIPNHAFYLAATALGGHAWERAGQVWYDVLTGGELEQQAMFADFATLTVKAARERFGDGEELDAVSKAWEQVGVRTL; this is translated from the coding sequence ATGACGACTCACGGGGGCTTCGAGCCCGTCTTCTGCACCATCGTTCCGCCCCATGTCCTCGACAAGCTCGCCCAGGCCGAGGACCCCTCGCTCGCCGGTCCCGCCCGCCGCACCCTCCAGCGCGACGCCTACGAGCGCACCCAGCGCCGCCTCACCACGGTCATCGGCGCCACCGCCGTCGCCGCGGCCGCCGACGGCAAGCCGCAGCGCACCGTCCACGACGCCCGGCACGGCACCGACCTGCCCGGCCACAAGGTCCGCGGCGAGGGCGACAAGCCCGGCAAGGACGCCACCGTCAACCGCGCCTACGCCGGCCTCGGCGCCACCTTCGAGCTGTTCCTCCAGGCCTACCGACGCGACTCGATCGACGGGAACGGCCTCCCGCTGAACGCGACGGTGCACTACGACCGCGACTACAACAACGCCTTCTGGAACGGCGAGCAGATGGTGTTCGGCGACGGGGACGGGGAGATCTTCCTCGACTTCACCATCCCGATCGACGTCATCGGCCACGAACTCGCGCACGGCGTCACCCAGTACACGGCCAACCTCACCTACTTCGGCCAGCCCGGCGCGCTCAACGAGTCCCTGTCGGATGTCTTCGGCGCCCTGATCAAGCAGTACACGCTCGGCCAGACCGCCGCCGAGGCCGACTGGCTGATCGGAGCGGGCCTGCTCGCCCCGCGCGTGACCGGCACGGCGCTGCGCTCCATGAAGAAGCCGGGCACGGCGTACGACGACGACGTCCTCGGCAAGGACCCGCAGCCGGCGACGATGGACGACTTCGTGCGCACCGGCCGCGACAACGGCGGCGTCCACATCAACTCGGGCATCCCGAACCACGCCTTCTACCTCGCGGCCACGGCCCTCGGCGGCCACGCCTGGGAGCGGGCCGGACAGGTCTGGTACGACGTCCTGACCGGCGGCGAACTGGAGCAGCAGGCGATGTTCGCCGACTTCGCGACCCTCACCGTGAAGGCCGCCCGGGAGCGCTTCGGCGACGGGGAGGAACTGGACGCCGTGTCGAAGGCCTGGGAGCAGGTCGGGGTGCGGACCCTGTAG
- the leuA gene encoding 2-isopropylmalate synthase: MANRQQPSSMPIHKYGRYEQVDIPDRTWPEQRITTAPRWLSTDLRDGNQALIDPMSPARKRAMFDLLVKMGYKEIEVGFPASGQTDFDFVRSIIEEPGAIPDDVTISVLTQAREDLIERTVESLKGAKRATVHLYNATAPVFRRVVFRGSRDDIKQIAVDGTRLVIEYAEKLLGPETEFGYQYSPEIFTDTELDFALEVCEAVMDVWQPGPGREIILNLPATVERSTPSTHADRFEWMGRNLSRREHVCLSIHPHNDRGTAVAAAELALMAGADRVEGCLFGQGERTGNVDLVTLGMNLFSQGVDPQIDFSDIDEIRRTWEYCNQMEVHPRHPYVGDLVYTSFSGSHQDAIKKGFDAMEADAAAKGVTVDDIEWAVPYLPIDPKDVGRSYEAVIRVNSQSGKGGIAYVLKNDHSLDLPRRMQVEFSKVIQAKTDAEGGEVTPKDIWAVFQDEYLPNPENPWGRIQVRNGQSTTDTDGVDTLKVEATVDGQDTVLTGTGNGPISAFFDALQSVGIDVRLLDYQEHTMSEGASAQAASYIECAIDGKVLWGIGIDANTTRASLKAVVSAVNRAAR, from the coding sequence ATGGCGAACCGCCAGCAGCCCAGTTCCATGCCGATCCACAAGTACGGCCGCTACGAGCAGGTCGACATCCCGGACCGCACCTGGCCGGAGCAGCGCATCACCACCGCCCCCCGCTGGCTCTCCACCGACCTGCGCGACGGCAACCAGGCCCTGATCGACCCCATGTCGCCCGCCCGCAAGCGCGCCATGTTCGACCTGCTGGTGAAGATGGGCTACAAGGAGATCGAGGTCGGCTTCCCGGCGTCGGGCCAGACGGACTTCGACTTCGTACGGTCGATCATCGAAGAGCCCGGGGCCATCCCCGACGACGTCACCATCTCCGTACTGACCCAGGCCCGCGAGGACCTGATCGAGCGCACCGTGGAGTCCCTGAAGGGCGCCAAGCGCGCGACCGTCCACCTGTACAACGCCACGGCCCCGGTCTTCCGCCGGGTCGTCTTCCGCGGCTCCAGGGACGACATCAAGCAGATCGCCGTCGACGGCACCCGGCTGGTCATCGAGTACGCCGAGAAGCTGCTGGGCCCGGAGACCGAATTCGGCTACCAGTACAGCCCCGAGATCTTCACCGACACCGAGCTGGACTTCGCGTTGGAGGTCTGCGAGGCGGTCATGGACGTCTGGCAGCCCGGCCCGGGCCGCGAGATCATCCTGAACCTGCCGGCCACCGTGGAGCGCTCCACGCCCTCCACGCATGCCGACCGCTTCGAGTGGATGGGCCGCAACCTCTCCCGCCGCGAGCACGTCTGCCTGTCGATCCACCCCCACAACGACCGCGGCACCGCCGTCGCCGCCGCCGAGCTGGCCCTGATGGCCGGCGCCGACCGCGTCGAGGGCTGTCTGTTCGGGCAGGGCGAGCGCACCGGCAACGTCGACCTGGTCACCCTGGGCATGAACCTGTTCTCCCAGGGCGTCGACCCGCAGATCGACTTCTCCGACATCGACGAGATCCGTCGCACGTGGGAGTACTGCAACCAGATGGAGGTCCACCCGCGCCACCCGTACGTGGGCGACCTGGTCTACACGTCCTTCTCCGGCTCCCACCAGGACGCCATCAAGAAGGGCTTCGACGCCATGGAGGCCGACGCGGCCGCCAAGGGCGTCACCGTCGACGACATCGAGTGGGCCGTCCCCTACCTGCCGATCGACCCCAAGGACGTCGGCCGCTCCTACGAGGCGGTCATCCGGGTCAACTCGCAGTCCGGCAAGGGCGGTATCGCCTACGTCCTGAAGAACGACCACAGCCTGGACCTGCCGCGCCGTATGCAGGTCGAGTTCTCCAAGGTCATCCAGGCCAAGACCGACGCCGAGGGCGGCGAGGTCACGCCGAAGGACATCTGGGCGGTCTTCCAGGACGAGTACCTGCCGAACCCCGAGAACCCCTGGGGCCGCATCCAGGTGCGCAACGGCCAGTCGACGACCGACACCGACGGCGTGGACACGCTGAAGGTGGAGGCCACGGTCGACGGTCAGGACACCGTCCTGACCGGTACGGGCAACGGTCCGATCTCGGCCTTCTTCGACGCCCTGCAGTCCGTCGGCATCGACGTACGCCTGCTGGACTACCAGGAGCACACGATGAGCGAGGGCGCCTCCGCCCAGGCCGCCTCGTACATCGAATGCGCCATCGACGGCAAGGTCCTGTGGGGCATCGGGATCGACGCCAACACCACCCGGGCCTCGCTGAAGGCGGTCGTCTCGGCCGTCAACCGCGCGGCTCGCTGA
- a CDS encoding tellurite resistance TerB family protein, whose protein sequence is MLPGRGRNGHAARLSRVLGTRTAWTASGDGEFFCPGCGGDRNYQRLTGQRRFTLLGLPVLPRGETGPVVECAACRRHFGTDVLDHPTTTRFSAMLRDAVHTVALAVLAAGGAGSRSALEAAVLAVRAAGFDDCTEEQLAALVEALEADTGRIAGEPCGAGLAIELHEALDPLAPHLATAGRESILLQGARIALADGPYTPAERDVLATVGAALTICTDDVTRLLAAAARTPS, encoded by the coding sequence GTGCTGCCAGGACGGGGACGAAACGGCCATGCCGCCAGGCTTTCTCGCGTCCTGGGCACCCGGACCGCGTGGACGGCCTCCGGTGACGGGGAGTTCTTCTGCCCCGGCTGCGGCGGCGACCGCAACTACCAGCGGCTGACCGGACAGCGCCGCTTCACCCTGCTCGGCCTTCCCGTGCTGCCGCGCGGCGAGACCGGACCGGTCGTGGAGTGCGCCGCCTGCCGCCGCCACTTCGGCACGGACGTCCTCGACCATCCGACCACCACCCGCTTCTCCGCGATGCTCCGCGACGCCGTGCACACGGTCGCCCTCGCGGTGCTGGCCGCGGGCGGCGCCGGGTCCCGGTCGGCCCTGGAGGCCGCCGTGCTCGCCGTGCGCGCCGCCGGCTTCGACGACTGCACCGAGGAACAGCTGGCCGCCCTCGTCGAGGCCCTGGAGGCCGACACCGGCCGGATCGCCGGCGAACCCTGCGGCGCGGGGCTGGCCATAGAGCTCCACGAGGCCCTGGACCCCCTCGCCCCGCACCTCGCCACCGCCGGCCGCGAATCGATCCTGCTCCAGGGCGCCCGCATCGCTCTGGCGGACGGGCCGTACACCCCGGCCGAGCGGGACGTGCTGGCGACGGTGGGCGCGGCGCTCACGATCTGCACCGACGACGTGACCCGCCTGCTGGCCGCGGCGGCCCGCACACCCTCGTAG
- a CDS encoding MMPL family transporter, with product MGAVRTRTGRKRAVPWVVVGLWLAALVLVGPLAGKFADIQQNRAVDYLPDSADSTQVARIQDELPGGESTDLVLVYHRDDELTDADRRTADRQITEVSGAYDLAGQPRGIPSKDGSTLMYPVSSTQPGQDEEARDAFVDGVRDIVEGGGGLSAEVGGPGALNTDMNKVFGTLDATLLLATLGVVTVLLVLIYRSPFLWLVPLAVAGVAAAVSMAAGYGLHELFDVTVTGQSGGVMTVLVLGAGTDYALLIVSRYREELRRHERPYDAMSAALRGCGPAVLASSGTVAAGLLCLLAADLNSSRGMGPVGMVGVLAALVAMTTLLPAVLVLLGRRVFWPLIPAFGSEPKARRSLFAAMGTSATRRPATVLVGGAALLGALALGTLNLSGSLKQEDSFTERPESITAMGTLAQEYPERSSRPVTVIAPDERAAAVADRARTTEGVAEVTPGRSGSGWTEIAVFTTAAPETPAETRTIEALRAGLDPAGAYVGGPSAQQIDLAGSESRDRKVIVPLVLAAVFVILVGLLRSLVAPLLLLAAVVAVWGAALGIGGLVFEPVFGFAGTDPGLGLLSFVFLVALGVDYGIFLMHRMREESVRGAEPEAAALTALRTTGGVIASAGVVLAATFAVLTTLPMVGLVELGFVIAAGVLLDTFLVRTYLVTTASVLLKRRMWWPGRLSRAPERAAPPRERKPVAADAR from the coding sequence ATGGGGGCCGTAAGGACGCGTACCGGGCGGAAGCGGGCCGTGCCCTGGGTGGTGGTCGGGCTGTGGCTCGCCGCGCTCGTGCTGGTCGGGCCGCTCGCCGGCAAGTTCGCCGACATCCAGCAGAACCGCGCGGTCGACTACCTGCCCGACAGCGCCGACTCGACCCAGGTGGCGCGCATCCAGGACGAGTTGCCGGGCGGCGAGTCGACCGACCTGGTGCTCGTCTACCACCGGGACGACGAACTCACCGACGCCGACCGGCGCACCGCCGACCGGCAGATCACCGAGGTGAGCGGCGCCTACGACCTGGCGGGGCAGCCGCGGGGCATCCCGTCGAAGGACGGCTCCACCCTGATGTACCCGGTCTCCAGCACCCAGCCCGGCCAGGACGAGGAGGCCCGGGACGCCTTCGTCGACGGGGTGCGCGACATCGTCGAGGGCGGCGGCGGACTGAGCGCCGAGGTCGGCGGGCCCGGCGCGCTCAACACCGACATGAACAAGGTGTTCGGGACGCTCGACGCCACCTTGCTGCTCGCCACGCTCGGCGTCGTCACCGTGCTGCTCGTCCTCATCTACCGCAGCCCCTTCCTGTGGCTGGTGCCGCTCGCCGTGGCGGGCGTCGCCGCCGCCGTGTCGATGGCCGCCGGGTACGGGCTGCACGAACTGTTCGACGTCACCGTCACCGGCCAGAGCGGCGGCGTGATGACCGTGCTGGTCCTCGGCGCCGGCACCGACTACGCGCTGCTGATCGTCTCCCGCTATCGCGAGGAACTACGGCGTCACGAGCGGCCGTACGACGCCATGAGCGCCGCCCTGCGCGGCTGCGGGCCGGCCGTCCTCGCCTCCTCGGGTACCGTCGCGGCCGGGCTGCTGTGCCTGCTCGCCGCCGACCTCAACAGCAGCAGGGGCATGGGGCCGGTCGGCATGGTCGGGGTGCTCGCCGCGCTGGTCGCCATGACGACCCTGCTGCCGGCGGTCCTGGTGCTGCTGGGGCGGCGGGTCTTCTGGCCGCTGATCCCCGCGTTCGGCAGCGAGCCGAAGGCCCGGCGGTCGCTGTTCGCCGCGATGGGTACCTCGGCCACCCGGCGGCCCGCCACCGTGCTCGTCGGCGGGGCCGCGCTGCTCGGCGCCCTCGCGCTCGGCACGCTGAACCTGTCCGGAAGCCTGAAGCAGGAGGACTCCTTCACCGAGCGGCCCGAGTCCATCACGGCGATGGGGACGCTCGCCCAGGAGTACCCCGAGCGCAGCAGCCGCCCCGTGACGGTCATCGCCCCCGACGAGCGGGCCGCAGCGGTCGCCGACCGGGCCCGGACGACCGAGGGCGTCGCCGAGGTGACCCCCGGGCGCAGCGGCTCGGGCTGGACCGAGATCGCCGTGTTCACCACCGCGGCCCCCGAGACCCCGGCCGAGACCCGGACCATCGAGGCGCTGCGGGCCGGGCTCGACCCCGCGGGCGCGTACGTCGGCGGGCCCAGTGCCCAGCAGATCGACCTGGCCGGCAGCGAGTCGCGGGACCGGAAGGTGATCGTGCCGCTGGTGCTGGCCGCCGTGTTCGTCATCCTGGTCGGGCTGTTGCGCAGTCTCGTCGCGCCGCTGCTGTTGCTGGCGGCGGTGGTGGCGGTCTGGGGCGCCGCGCTCGGGATCGGCGGGCTGGTGTTCGAGCCGGTGTTCGGGTTCGCCGGGACCGATCCGGGGCTCGGGCTGCTGTCCTTCGTGTTCCTGGTCGCCCTCGGCGTCGACTACGGCATCTTCCTGATGCACCGGATGCGGGAGGAGTCCGTGCGCGGGGCCGAACCGGAGGCGGCTGCGCTCACCGCGCTGCGGACGACCGGCGGGGTCATCGCCTCGGCGGGGGTGGTGCTGGCGGCGACCTTCGCGGTGCTGACCACGCTGCCGATGGTCGGGCTGGTGGAGCTCGGGTTCGTCATCGCCGCAGGGGTGTTGCTGGACACGTTCCTGGTGCGTACGTACCTGGTGACGACGGCGAGTGTGCTGCTGAAGCGGCGGATGTGGTGGCCCGGGAGGCTCTCCCGGGCGCCGGAGCGGGCCGCTCCGCCGCGGGAGCGGAAGCCCGTGGCCGCAGACGCCCGCTGA